The Linepithema humile isolate Giens D197 chromosome 2, Lhum_UNIL_v1.0, whole genome shotgun sequence genome has a segment encoding these proteins:
- the LOC105677542 gene encoding protein ST7 homolog: MALLFTSMLDSTMFLSTLTPKFYVALTGTSSLISGLILIFEWWYFRKYGTSFIEQVSLNHISPWIGGGDSANDNNNSNINGSNGSSNQQNVPECKVWRNPINLFRGAEYQRFYWATNKEPLTYYDMNLSAQDHQTFFTCEGDTGKAEYEIMQTAWRERNPVVRIQAAHSALDRNPDCAPAYILLAEEEATTIVEAEKILKQALKVAENNYRKSQNTQHQGSIAEAIHRRDTNVLIYIKRRLAMCARKLGKLKEAVKMFRDLTKEVPPIMNVLNIHENLIETLLEMQAYADVQAVLAKYDDISLPKSATICYTAALLKARLVADKFSADIAGKRGLTTAEMSAVEAIHRAVEFNPHVPKYLLEMKPLILPPEHVLKRGDSEAIAYAFFHLAHWKQIEGALNLLHCTWEGTFRMLPYPLERGHLFYPYPTCTECADRELLPSFHDVSVYPKKELPFFILFTAGLCSFTALLALLTHQYPDTMGVVARAILGWFSNPFYYILDKLEAILPSNLLQQLSRI; the protein is encoded by the exons ATGGCACTGCTATTTACCAGCATGTTGGACTCGACAATGTTCCTCAGCACCTTAACCCCAAAATTCTACGTCGCCCTCACCGGCACCTCATCCCTCATCTCTGGCTTGATCCTCATCTTCGAGTGGTGGTATTTCAGGAAGTACGGTACCTCGTTTATCGAGCAGGTATCTCTAAATCACATCTCACCATGGATTGGCGGCGGTGACAGTGCTAACGATAACAATAACTCGAATATCAACGGCTCCAATGGTTCCTCGAATCAACAGAATGTGCCAGAGTGCAAGGTCTGGCGCAATCCGATCAATTTGTTCAGAGGTGCGGAATATCAGAGATTTTACTGGGCTACGAACAAGGAGCCTTTGACATACTATGACATGAATCTGTCTGCTCAGGATCATCAGACATTCTTCACTTGTGAAGGTGATACAG GTAAAGCTGAATATGAGATCATGCAAACAGCTTGGAGAGAGCGCAATCCAGTAGTGAGAATACAAGCTGCACATAGCGCTCTTGATCGTAATCCTGATTGTGCACCAGCTTATATTCTTCTCGCAGAGGAAGAGGCCACTACAATTGTAGAAGCAGAGAAAATCCTAAAGCAAGCTCTAAAAGTGGCCGAGAATAATTACAGAAAGTCGCAGAATACCCAGCATCAGGGTTCCATAGCCGAAGCGATACACAGGAGGGACACAAACGTGCTGATTTATATCAAAAGAAGATTAGCGATGTGCGCGAGAAAGCTGGGTAAGTTGAAGGAGGCGGTAAAGATGTTTCGCGATCTCACGAAAGAGGTACCACCGATCATGAACGTTTTGAACATCCACGAAAATCTCATCGAGACCTTGCTGGAGATGCAAGCGTACGCAGATGTACAGGCCGTACTGGCCAAGTACGATGATATCAGCCTGCCAAAGTCAGCGACCATTTGTTACACAGCGGCGTTGTTGAAAGCGCGGCTCGTGGCGGACAAGTTTTCAGCTGACATTGCTGGTAAACGGGGTCTGACCACCGCAGAGATGTCAGCGGTGGAGGCCATTCATCGAGCCGTGGAGTTCAATCCTCATGTACCTAAGTATCTACTGGAGATGAAACCGCTCATCCTGCCTCCTGAACACGTACTAAAGCGCGGCGACTCCGAGGCGATCGCGTATGCGTTCTTCCACTTGGCGCACTGGAAGCAGATAGAAGGCGCCCTGAATCTACTTCACTGCACATGGGAAGGCACGTTCAGGATGTTACCTTATCCGCTCGAGCGCGGACACCTGTTCTATCCATATCCAACATGCACCGAGTGTGCCGACCGAGAGCTTCTACCATCATTTCACGACGTCAGCGTCTACCCGAAGAAGGAGCTGCCCTTCTTCATCCTATTCACGGCTGGTCTATGCTCGTTCACGGCACTGTTGGCTCTGCTGACCCATCAGTATCCCGATACTATGGGCGTAGTTGCTCGTGCGATACTCGGGTGGTTTTCCAatccattttattatattcttgacAAGCTAGAAGCTATCTTACCCTCTAATTTATTGCAACAACTCTCTAGAATATAA